The following proteins are encoded in a genomic region of Phycisphaerae bacterium:
- a CDS encoding Rieske 2Fe-2S domain-containing protein produces MSAELRRLIEAYQPGLKLDRASTIPSSWYTDARIAELERSAVFSGTWQFAARADQLKNAGDYVTTDVAGEPVVVVRGEDHQLRAFYNVCRHHAAAVMTQPQGRCHVMQCPYHAWTYALDGSLKGMPDWDGVQDFRKRDNGLVPIRVETWENFVFVKLGAGGAPADALAKGSESLAAFLGDMPTRVESLNLTSLRFFERRSYDLKCNWKVYVDNYLDGGYHVPHLHKSLNTVLDYGEYTIETCGNYCLQSSPLTAGSDADTASVRRGNRAYYYWVYPNFMLNWYEGVMDTNLVMPLAVNRCRVIFDFYFDNVEPAALDRNQRSVMVGERVQQEDIDVCESVQRGLTSRAYDTGRLSVRREAGEQQFHRRLHDYMNRSLSASADSGSRTGSDIATGRSV; encoded by the coding sequence ATGTCAGCGGAACTCAGGCGATTGATCGAAGCATATCAGCCGGGACTGAAACTCGATCGTGCTTCGACCATCCCTTCATCATGGTACACGGATGCGCGAATCGCCGAGCTCGAACGATCCGCGGTCTTCAGCGGCACATGGCAGTTCGCCGCGCGAGCCGATCAACTGAAGAATGCGGGCGACTATGTAACGACCGATGTGGCCGGCGAACCGGTGGTCGTGGTTCGCGGCGAGGATCACCAGCTTCGCGCATTCTACAACGTATGTCGGCATCATGCCGCTGCCGTCATGACCCAGCCGCAGGGACGCTGTCATGTCATGCAATGCCCTTACCACGCATGGACCTACGCGCTCGACGGCTCGCTCAAGGGCATGCCCGACTGGGACGGCGTGCAAGACTTCAGAAAGCGGGACAATGGCCTGGTTCCCATCCGTGTCGAGACATGGGAGAACTTCGTCTTCGTGAAACTCGGAGCCGGCGGGGCGCCCGCGGATGCCCTCGCCAAAGGTTCGGAGTCGTTGGCCGCCTTTCTCGGAGACATGCCGACGCGCGTCGAATCCCTGAATCTGACCAGTCTGCGGTTTTTTGAACGGCGATCCTACGACTTGAAATGCAATTGGAAGGTTTATGTCGACAACTACCTCGACGGCGGCTACCACGTCCCTCACCTTCACAAGAGCCTGAATACGGTCCTTGATTATGGTGAGTACACAATCGAGACATGTGGCAACTATTGCCTGCAATCAAGTCCGTTGACGGCCGGGAGCGATGCCGACACCGCGTCCGTTCGCCGTGGTAATCGCGCGTATTATTACTGGGTATATCCCAATTTCATGCTGAACTGGTATGAAGGAGTCATGGACACGAATCTCGTCATGCCGCTTGCGGTGAATCGATGCCGGGTAATTTTTGATTTCTACTTTGATAATGTCGAGCCGGCGGCACTCGACCGCAATCAGCGCAGCGTCATGGTGGGCGAGCGCGTGCAGCAGGAGGACATCGATGTCTGTGAATCCGTACAGCGTGGGCTAACATCACGAGCCTATGACACGGGTCGGCTGTCAGTGCGCCGTGAAGCGGGCGAGCAGCAGTTTCATCGCCGCCTGCACGATTACATGAACCGGTCCCTATCCGCATCCGCCGACTCCGGCTCGCGAACAGGATCGGACATCGCAACCGGGCGCTCGGTCTGA
- a CDS encoding LOG family protein, with translation MIKTVCRMSRDGTDRAEVKLVDKALAELRYAFKTFAPYEHIPKVSIFGSSRTPENHPEYIQAVRFAERMRESNWMVITGAGDGIMKAGHGGAGAEASFGVAIRLPFEQRTNDIIEGDQKLINFKYFFTRKLMFTKEAKAVALFPGGFGTQDEGFEVLTLVQTGKAQLVPIVMLDAPGGTYWQHWRTYVKAELLHTNMISPEDMSLIKFTDDVEAGVEEILTFYRRFHSYRYVRERLVMRLNSPLPDGALEQIQKNFAGILELGTFEVGGPLPEEENELPGMPRLIFRFNRRSHGKLRQLVDFINHCDLPAKK, from the coding sequence GTGGACAAGGCCCTCGCGGAATTGCGATACGCCTTCAAGACGTTTGCGCCGTACGAGCACATTCCCAAGGTCTCAATCTTCGGATCGAGCCGCACGCCGGAGAATCACCCCGAGTATATCCAGGCAGTTCGATTCGCCGAGCGCATGCGCGAAAGCAACTGGATGGTCATCACCGGCGCTGGCGACGGCATCATGAAGGCCGGCCATGGCGGGGCCGGCGCCGAAGCGAGCTTCGGGGTCGCCATTCGCCTGCCGTTCGAACAACGCACGAATGACATCATCGAAGGCGATCAAAAGCTCATCAACTTCAAGTATTTCTTCACTCGCAAGCTCATGTTCACGAAGGAAGCCAAGGCGGTCGCCCTGTTTCCGGGCGGGTTTGGAACGCAGGATGAGGGCTTCGAGGTGCTGACGCTGGTTCAGACCGGCAAGGCGCAGCTTGTGCCGATCGTCATGCTTGACGCGCCCGGCGGAACCTACTGGCAGCATTGGCGAACGTATGTGAAGGCGGAGTTGCTGCACACGAACATGATCAGCCCCGAGGACATGAGCCTGATCAAGTTCACCGACGATGTCGAAGCGGGGGTCGAGGAGATACTCACCTTTTATCGCCGCTTCCATTCGTATCGATATGTTCGCGAGCGTCTTGTGATGCGATTGAATTCGCCGCTGCCTGACGGCGCCCTTGAGCAGATTCAGAAGAACTTCGCCGGCATCCTGGAACTGGGGACTTTTGAAGTCGGGGGGCCGCTGCCGGAAGAAGAGAATGAACTGCCGGGCATGCCGCGTCTGATCTTCCGGTTTAATCGCCGCTCGCACGGGAAGCTGAGGCAATTGGTGGATTTCATCAATCACTGCGACCTGCCGGCGAAGAAATAA
- a CDS encoding sulfatase-like hydrolase/transferase, producing MILLMASAGCDRKSGNSGGDASQGTNAVSPSSTGTSTSGTPTRVTTQSAPVASSQSSEPISLPPDAPSNIVLITLDTTRADRIGCYGHAGAMTPALDALALEGARFSRAISSAPLTFPSHASLFSGVHPPVHGCRVNATDSIRDSIPLLTDALRARGYATAAFVSAFVLHHRFGLNRGFDVYDDGLNESHDFGSHGERRGDLTCDAAIKWLSNRKPGPFFIWLHLFDPHEPYAAPPPFNEMSDAYDGEIAFADSQVARVVEALSRAEHWDNSLVVIIGDHGESLMEHGEPTHGLLLHDSTLRVPLIVRWPRRVPKGRVIDASVELVDIFPTVADFIGMEPLERCSGRSLRSTWETDESWSDRLIYSETQYPWRSYGWAPMTSLVRGNWRYVEAPIRELYDRETDPGETVNLASKRADLADEFRELLVQMTSRFVAIETNAVLPDATSRGMLESLGYVGASATASDPTGRERDPKQMLETYLRYVTAQKMLKSGRINEAMPILESVVKDSPESDELYVSLGSSYLTLGRPADAERALAMSLRTRADDPYKLWMLGEALQRQDKLEAALKCFSRTAELLPEMADAQRSIAMVHWKRRDFAAAYEPFRRYTELKPQAAAGWIDLGNVCAALGRTSEAISAYEKSLVIDPANLMARQAYIQALIGSGRKLDAITAMKGALAANPGENSMKTPLVWMAATTEGVDAQTLHECVKLGESQAQANPGDARTLDALAAIYAAVGRFEDALATARQALSAAEAMGDKDLTARIGFRAKLYEARKPFRSQ from the coding sequence ATGATCCTGCTGATGGCCTCCGCAGGTTGCGACCGTAAGTCGGGTAACTCCGGCGGCGACGCCTCCCAAGGCACGAATGCCGTCTCACCATCCTCAACCGGAACGTCGACGTCTGGGACGCCGACGCGTGTCACAACTCAATCCGCGCCTGTTGCTTCGTCACAGTCCTCCGAACCGATATCGCTTCCGCCCGATGCGCCGAGCAACATCGTCCTGATCACGCTTGATACAACACGAGCCGATCGAATTGGTTGTTATGGTCATGCCGGTGCCATGACGCCGGCGCTGGATGCCCTGGCGCTCGAGGGTGCACGATTCAGCAGAGCGATTTCCTCAGCGCCTTTGACGTTTCCATCTCATGCATCGCTCTTCTCCGGCGTGCATCCGCCGGTACATGGCTGCCGGGTCAATGCGACCGATTCCATCAGAGATTCCATTCCGCTCTTGACCGACGCGCTCCGGGCGCGCGGCTACGCGACCGCGGCATTTGTCTCTGCATTCGTGCTGCACCATCGATTTGGACTTAACCGTGGATTCGACGTATATGACGATGGCTTGAATGAATCGCACGATTTCGGCTCCCACGGCGAACGGCGCGGCGACCTCACTTGTGACGCCGCGATTAAGTGGCTGTCAAATCGCAAACCGGGACCGTTCTTCATCTGGCTGCATCTTTTTGATCCGCATGAGCCCTATGCCGCGCCGCCGCCGTTTAATGAGATGAGCGATGCCTACGATGGGGAAATTGCGTTTGCGGATTCGCAGGTGGCCCGCGTGGTCGAAGCACTGTCTCGCGCGGAGCATTGGGACAATTCGCTGGTCGTGATCATCGGCGATCATGGCGAATCGCTCATGGAGCATGGCGAGCCGACCCACGGTCTGCTTTTGCACGATTCGACCCTCCGCGTGCCGCTCATCGTTCGATGGCCGAGGCGCGTGCCGAAGGGTCGCGTGATCGATGCGTCGGTCGAGCTTGTTGACATTTTCCCGACGGTGGCCGACTTCATCGGAATGGAGCCGCTTGAGCGGTGCAGTGGCCGAAGTCTGCGTTCGACCTGGGAGACCGATGAATCATGGAGCGATCGCCTGATCTATTCAGAGACCCAATACCCGTGGCGATCGTATGGTTGGGCGCCGATGACCTCGCTGGTGCGAGGCAATTGGCGATATGTCGAAGCGCCGATTCGCGAATTGTACGATCGCGAAACCGATCCGGGCGAAACAGTGAATCTCGCTTCGAAGCGCGCCGATCTCGCGGATGAATTTCGCGAGTTGCTCGTGCAGATGACGTCGCGGTTTGTCGCGATTGAAACGAACGCGGTTTTACCCGATGCGACATCGCGCGGCATGCTTGAAAGCCTCGGTTACGTTGGGGCATCGGCGACCGCGAGTGATCCGACCGGCCGCGAGCGGGATCCCAAGCAGATGCTTGAAACCTACTTGCGCTACGTCACTGCCCAGAAAATGCTGAAATCCGGCCGCATCAATGAGGCAATGCCGATCCTCGAGTCAGTCGTAAAGGACTCGCCCGAGTCAGACGAACTCTATGTCTCACTCGGTTCATCCTACCTGACGTTGGGGCGACCGGCCGATGCCGAACGTGCGCTGGCGATGAGTCTTCGCACCCGTGCCGATGACCCGTACAAGTTGTGGATGCTCGGTGAAGCGCTTCAGCGTCAGGACAAGCTGGAAGCGGCGCTCAAGTGCTTTTCGCGGACGGCCGAGTTGCTTCCGGAAATGGCCGATGCGCAGCGAAGCATTGCAATGGTGCATTGGAAGCGGCGAGATTTTGCAGCGGCATACGAGCCGTTCCGTCGCTACACCGAATTGAAGCCTCAGGCTGCTGCCGGATGGATCGATCTGGGCAACGTGTGCGCAGCTCTCGGCCGGACCAGCGAAGCGATCTCCGCATACGAGAAGAGTCTCGTCATCGATCCGGCGAATCTGATGGCCAGGCAGGCCTATATCCAGGCACTGATCGGTAGCGGCCGGAAGCTCGACGCGATTACCGCGATGAAGGGCGCACTCGCAGCGAACCCGGGCGAGAATTCGATGAAGACTCCGCTCGTTTGGATGGCCGCGACCACCGAAGGTGTCGATGCCCAGACACTGCACGAATGCGTGAAGCTCGGCGAGTCCCAGGCCCAGGCCAATCCGGGTGATGCGCGGACGCTGGACGCCCTCGCCGCGATTTATGCGGCCGTGGGGCGATTCGAGGATGCATTGGCCACGGCGAGGCAGGCTCTATCCGCTGCGGAAGCGATGGGTGACAAAGACCTGACCGCCAGGATCGGATTTCGCGCGAAACTTTACGAGGCTCGAAAACCGTTTCGCAGTCAGTAG
- a CDS encoding dockerin type I repeat-containing protein, producing the protein MFGRPGKWKSPLSLCIAALLASANVVSADEPPVPEKSWQPVSAEAIIADPSALDPFDDGTPRGPGTYFAGFETGEGYANGNIAGQVGWVTSVGSGTTWATVSTVTPFTGLRSLRIVDNTSLTNGTEIIALTPVLPPPAAGPSVFECDVRISGNNGADYDIVLQSVAEGFITARIKFYFGDTGDPDTTPGELAFLDNATGGGLAFVATGVEYTVGQYRHLRVELIPSANQIRYFYNNVLIYTGQMLNGAGTRIDQVGIISDNWQNVNENAHFDNLTVNPLTVTGACCANNTLPCQDNVPIANCSGPNDRFVPFTTCASAVFTPACGSTTPGDLCTNALTLSGQGATANFTTSDALTGGPDASCVPNGPGTLHHDRWFDYTVPTLSPSATNGGDLVISTLGSDHDTVVVVYGPVSGTAAQICQDITLGNVGEVGCDDDIRAENLLSFLSVPSVQQGERYRIRVGTPFDSVSGNGVINVDFVPYFNGVNYLDAGRCCSEDGSVCTIIGRSDCEALGRFWQAGTRYVEGASAAIQAQFPETFPIGCRTLPCPTLGGACYNAISLQNAIGGNEGTVARSITDKIFFKYNIGVGQTLVLDTCGSSFDTVIEVYAGFGDQSGLSNGDCQNLIKVNDDCSFGDPDGTSEGASQTASCYAAAGQLDSCLCVSRDEVDQAGGVNGRVYIAIGAFNPFRADTNVASIDPVLNPFSPAATLNLTATLIPQCFVCNVTNVVDGNPVTPILENEPVCGNNTSNRTNDGCSLPGTPNFQLLTPPTPGNPIYVRGTAGVYIDSVHGHRPDNDWYELNFAGNVTAEFRLVAAEFPARFTVFRAGEVDPCQAEAASTLTTFVSCVDTEDLFTVDLCAGRYFVRVRAEAPNDVPCGAAYLFKVSVTAASPSTDCCKGDVDGSGVLDGEDVDLFVQYLTEGVVDAFGFGPCFGQKFCRADVNNDGAVNLNDVGPFVSALLSKAPCPPIPPCTDPDACQLPNQTNVVAADTEDFRSADNFTPRRSGQITSVCWWGAYIDVTSASLPDCGPGGGDAFTIAIYNDASLCAGSLIATQSVTATRTATGSQIAGLWNEYRYQATLSNPVSVVRDQCYWIEIQNNVAGTGCLWVWEGSDSGDGICLADPDAAPYTCPDDYLGTDLAFCLNLKLGGFGCSDILDDGKCCYVSGGNTLCVQTDIDTCIVQYDGYAFDFDGVCGVDPCPAAPCTVTCQPGDIIENEFCGFDVNGGCFLDSVFPAVQELGALTCGQPKSICGETWSDGAVRDTDWFRFTTSTLSKITVSMQATRYDGRVVLTRLDPNCDNLPILLDVQLFPNTCQEVQRSACLPAGQYLLVVLGSETFTPHLCETRNRYRVTVACETPCPSSPNDLCVNAIDVTANINGAPIQADNSDASTEAGDLPHSCHWSGTPTPAEFTIWYKFTAPANGRITASICGSTGSLLDSTLAIYSGACGALTEVACDDDGCGDAPPYYSRVSSTTLTPGQVYLLQMGNTGNTTPTNPGTFTLTLTSP; encoded by the coding sequence ATGTTTGGTCGTCCGGGAAAATGGAAGAGCCCACTCTCCCTCTGTATCGCGGCGCTGCTTGCGTCCGCGAACGTCGTCTCAGCCGATGAACCGCCGGTGCCCGAAAAATCCTGGCAGCCGGTCTCTGCGGAGGCAATCATTGCGGATCCGTCTGCATTGGACCCTTTTGATGACGGTACGCCGCGCGGTCCCGGGACCTACTTTGCCGGATTCGAGACCGGTGAAGGCTACGCAAACGGCAACATTGCCGGGCAGGTCGGATGGGTAACCTCCGTGGGTTCCGGAACGACGTGGGCTACAGTTTCGACCGTTACTCCCTTCACCGGTCTGCGAAGCTTGCGGATTGTGGACAACACCTCGCTCACCAATGGAACGGAGATCATCGCATTGACGCCGGTGCTGCCGCCGCCCGCCGCGGGCCCGAGCGTTTTTGAGTGCGATGTCCGCATCAGCGGAAATAACGGGGCGGACTACGATATCGTCCTGCAGTCGGTCGCCGAGGGTTTCATCACGGCGAGAATCAAGTTCTACTTCGGTGACACCGGCGATCCCGACACCACGCCGGGAGAATTGGCCTTTCTGGACAACGCAACCGGCGGTGGCCTGGCCTTCGTCGCGACAGGCGTCGAATACACCGTCGGACAGTATCGACACCTCCGCGTCGAGTTGATTCCCAGTGCCAATCAGATCCGCTACTTCTATAACAATGTGCTCATCTACACCGGCCAGATGCTCAACGGAGCCGGCACCCGAATCGACCAGGTCGGAATCATCAGCGACAACTGGCAGAATGTGAATGAGAATGCCCATTTCGATAATCTCACCGTGAATCCTCTGACGGTTACCGGAGCCTGCTGCGCGAACAATACGCTCCCCTGCCAGGACAACGTGCCCATCGCCAATTGCAGCGGTCCGAACGATCGCTTTGTTCCCTTCACCACATGTGCATCGGCCGTCTTCACTCCGGCATGCGGTTCCACCACGCCGGGCGACCTCTGCACCAACGCCCTGACGCTCAGCGGCCAGGGTGCGACGGCGAACTTCACCACTTCGGATGCGCTGACTGGTGGGCCGGATGCTTCCTGCGTCCCGAATGGGCCCGGCACACTGCACCACGACCGCTGGTTTGACTACACCGTTCCGACGCTTTCCCCGTCGGCGACGAATGGTGGCGATCTGGTCATTAGTACGCTCGGTTCCGATCACGACACCGTCGTGGTCGTCTATGGACCCGTCAGCGGGACCGCAGCGCAGATCTGCCAGGATATCACCCTCGGCAACGTTGGCGAGGTCGGATGCGATGACGACATCCGCGCCGAGAATCTGCTCTCCTTCCTCAGCGTCCCGAGCGTTCAGCAAGGCGAGCGCTATCGGATTCGCGTCGGAACGCCCTTTGACTCGGTCAGCGGCAACGGCGTGATCAACGTGGACTTCGTGCCTTATTTCAACGGCGTGAACTACCTTGACGCCGGTCGGTGCTGCAGCGAGGACGGCTCGGTCTGCACGATCATTGGCCGCTCAGACTGCGAAGCCCTTGGACGATTCTGGCAAGCCGGAACGCGATACGTCGAAGGCGCGAGTGCCGCGATCCAGGCCCAGTTCCCTGAGACGTTCCCCATCGGTTGCCGGACGCTTCCGTGCCCGACGCTCGGCGGCGCGTGTTACAACGCGATCAGCCTCCAGAATGCGATCGGCGGCAACGAAGGCACGGTCGCCCGCAGCATCACGGACAAGATCTTCTTCAAATACAACATCGGTGTCGGACAAACGCTTGTCCTCGACACCTGCGGTTCGTCATTCGACACCGTGATCGAAGTGTACGCCGGATTCGGCGATCAGAGCGGCCTCTCGAACGGCGACTGCCAGAATCTGATCAAAGTCAACGACGACTGCTCCTTCGGCGATCCTGATGGAACATCCGAAGGTGCCAGCCAGACTGCGTCATGCTATGCGGCAGCCGGACAGCTCGATTCCTGTCTGTGTGTCAGCCGCGACGAAGTCGATCAGGCCGGCGGAGTGAACGGCCGCGTCTACATTGCCATTGGCGCGTTCAATCCGTTCCGAGCCGACACGAACGTGGCATCGATCGATCCGGTTCTGAATCCGTTTTCACCGGCGGCCACGCTGAATCTGACCGCCACGCTCATTCCCCAGTGCTTCGTCTGCAACGTCACGAATGTAGTGGATGGCAACCCCGTGACGCCCATCCTCGAGAATGAGCCGGTTTGCGGTAACAACACCTCAAATCGCACCAACGATGGCTGCAGTCTCCCCGGAACGCCGAACTTCCAGTTGCTGACTCCGCCCACTCCGGGCAATCCGATTTACGTTCGGGGAACGGCCGGCGTATATATCGATAGCGTTCACGGTCATCGGCCGGATAACGACTGGTACGAATTGAATTTTGCCGGCAACGTAACCGCGGAGTTCCGCCTCGTGGCCGCTGAATTCCCGGCTCGATTCACGGTGTTCCGCGCCGGCGAAGTCGATCCGTGCCAGGCCGAGGCGGCTTCCACCTTGACGACCTTTGTCAGTTGCGTTGACACCGAGGACCTCTTCACGGTCGACCTGTGCGCTGGACGATATTTTGTCCGCGTCCGGGCTGAAGCGCCCAACGACGTGCCCTGCGGCGCCGCCTACCTCTTCAAGGTCAGCGTGACCGCGGCATCACCGAGTACGGACTGCTGCAAGGGCGACGTGGACGGCAGCGGCGTCCTCGACGGCGAAGATGTGGATCTGTTCGTACAGTATCTGACGGAAGGCGTTGTGGATGCATTCGGCTTCGGCCCCTGCTTCGGCCAGAAGTTCTGCCGAGCCGATGTCAACAACGACGGCGCCGTCAATCTGAACGATGTCGGTCCGTTTGTTTCGGCTCTGCTCAGCAAGGCGCCGTGCCCGCCGATTCCGCCGTGCACCGATCCGGATGCCTGCCAGTTGCCGAACCAGACAAACGTCGTCGCAGCCGATACGGAGGACTTCCGCTCGGCCGACAACTTCACACCGCGACGCAGCGGGCAGATCACGAGTGTTTGCTGGTGGGGTGCCTATATCGACGTCACATCGGCTTCTTTGCCGGATTGCGGTCCGGGCGGTGGCGATGCCTTCACCATTGCGATCTATAACGATGCCAGCCTCTGTGCGGGCAGCCTCATCGCCACGCAGAGTGTCACGGCGACCAGAACGGCAACCGGCAGTCAGATCGCCGGTCTCTGGAACGAGTATCGCTACCAGGCCACGCTGAGCAATCCCGTGTCCGTTGTGCGCGACCAGTGCTACTGGATTGAAATCCAGAACAACGTCGCCGGCACGGGTTGCCTCTGGGTCTGGGAAGGTTCTGATTCCGGTGACGGAATCTGCCTGGCCGATCCGGATGCCGCGCCCTACACCTGCCCGGATGATTACCTCGGCACCGATCTGGCGTTCTGCCTCAACCTGAAGCTGGGTGGATTCGGTTGCTCGGATATTCTGGATGATGGCAAGTGCTGCTATGTCAGCGGTGGTAACACCCTCTGTGTGCAGACCGACATCGACACCTGCATCGTTCAGTACGACGGCTACGCTTTCGACTTCGATGGCGTATGCGGCGTTGATCCCTGTCCGGCCGCCCCATGTACCGTGACATGCCAGCCAGGTGACATCATCGAAAACGAGTTCTGCGGGTTCGATGTCAATGGCGGTTGTTTCCTTGACTCGGTCTTCCCTGCCGTGCAGGAACTCGGCGCGTTGACCTGCGGCCAGCCGAAGTCGATCTGCGGCGAGACGTGGAGTGACGGCGCGGTCCGCGATACGGACTGGTTCCGGTTCACGACGTCGACGCTGAGCAAGATCACGGTTTCAATGCAGGCGACGAGGTATGACGGGCGAGTCGTTCTCACGCGGCTGGACCCGAACTGCGACAATCTGCCGATCCTGCTCGACGTGCAGTTGTTCCCGAACACCTGTCAGGAGGTTCAGCGTTCGGCATGTCTGCCGGCCGGTCAGTACCTGCTGGTTGTGCTTGGTTCCGAAACCTTCACGCCTCACCTCTGTGAGACGCGAAATCGCTATCGCGTGACCGTCGCGTGCGAAACGCCGTGTCCGTCCTCGCCGAACGACCTCTGTGTGAACGCGATCGACGTGACCGCGAATATCAACGGCGCACCCATTCAGGCGGATAATAGCGATGCCAGCACCGAAGCCGGTGATCTTCCGCATAGCTGTCACTGGTCTGGCACCCCGACGCCGGCCGAGTTCACCATCTGGTACAAGTTCACCGCGCCGGCCAACGGACGCATCACGGCCTCGATTTGTGGCAGCACCGGTTCGCTGCTCGATTCGACCCTGGCGATCTATTCCGGTGCCTGCGGAGCGCTGACGGAAGTCGCGTGCGACGACGACGGCTGCGGAGATGCGCCGCCGTACTACTCGCGCGTTTCTTCGACGACGTTGACGCCGGGACAGGTCTATCTCCTGCAGATGGGCAACACCGGAAACACGACGCCGACCAATCCGGGCACGTTCACCCTGACGCTGACGAGCCCGTGA
- a CDS encoding dual specificity protein phosphatase family protein, whose protein sequence is MTRKILLMLLLIAPPIATAIVTRLQSQPRRFAEVVPGAIYRGGRPTPEQIRDLGRDRHIRTILSLLEDKSTPEDRDRRRAARASNIRLMCIPMPGNGTAEFALLDMAADAIANPSNQPVFYHCAAGKQRSNAVLAAYRLRHCGWTLEQVIDELVEKYDLEKDGEEKPLMDYLARYASWLAVQQDRPSSGNASAKARNRAQQSSANLGRSPPASANTPQ, encoded by the coding sequence ATGACACGCAAGATCCTGCTCATGCTTCTGTTGATTGCACCGCCGATTGCGACGGCCATCGTCACTCGACTGCAATCGCAGCCCCGGCGATTCGCCGAGGTTGTTCCCGGTGCAATCTATCGGGGCGGCCGACCGACGCCGGAACAAATTCGAGACCTTGGGCGAGATCGTCATATCCGCACGATTCTGAGCCTTCTCGAAGACAAGAGTACGCCCGAAGACCGCGATCGGCGGCGCGCCGCCCGCGCGTCGAACATCCGTCTGATGTGCATTCCGATGCCCGGAAACGGCACAGCCGAGTTCGCGCTTCTGGATATGGCGGCCGATGCGATTGCCAATCCGAGTAATCAGCCTGTTTTTTATCACTGCGCGGCGGGTAAGCAACGATCAAACGCGGTGCTCGCGGCGTATCGATTGCGCCATTGCGGCTGGACGCTGGAACAGGTGATCGATGAACTGGTGGAGAAATACGACCTTGAAAAGGACGGCGAAGAGAAGCCGCTGATGGACTACCTCGCGCGCTATGCCAGCTGGCTGGCCGTCCAGCAGGATCGTCCTTCGAGCGGAAATGCCAGCGCGAAGGCACGGAACCGGGCCCAACAATCGAGCGCCAACCTCGGAAGGTCGCCGCCAGCCTCGGCGAATACGCCGCAGTAG
- the aroF gene encoding 3-deoxy-7-phosphoheptulonate synthase produces the protein MLILMQKNATEDQIKAVCRRIEQIGYRAHEIPGSTRVAIGITGNEGAVSTEHFIHLPGVAECVPVSNPYKLVSREVKPEPTVVSVGGEKIGDGRLQIIAGPCSVESRDQIFRAAEAVAKSGAKFLRGGAFKPRTSPYAFQGMKQEGLRLLEEVRQAFGLRIVTEAKDSETLPEIAAVADVIQIGARNMQNFSLLEACGRLRKPVLLKRGMMATLKELFMAAEYLLSLGNYEVILCERGIRSFETMTRNTFDISAIPLIKRHTHLPVVADPSHGVGIAWAVPALAKAAVVAGADAVMIEVHPQPDEALSDGHQSLNFQVYEKLIREMASLAKWRNDQ, from the coding sequence ATGCTCATCCTGATGCAAAAGAATGCCACCGAAGATCAGATTAAGGCCGTCTGCCGGCGGATTGAGCAGATCGGCTACCGCGCTCATGAAATACCGGGATCGACGCGCGTGGCCATCGGCATCACCGGAAACGAAGGCGCGGTCTCCACGGAACACTTCATTCATCTCCCCGGCGTGGCCGAGTGCGTTCCGGTCTCAAATCCGTACAAACTCGTGAGCCGGGAAGTAAAGCCTGAACCGACGGTTGTGAGCGTCGGAGGCGAGAAGATCGGCGACGGTCGCTTACAAATCATTGCGGGTCCGTGCTCCGTTGAATCACGAGACCAGATTTTTCGGGCAGCCGAGGCGGTCGCAAAGAGCGGCGCCAAGTTCCTCCGGGGCGGCGCGTTCAAGCCTCGCACTTCGCCTTACGCGTTTCAAGGTATGAAGCAGGAAGGGCTCCGGCTGCTGGAGGAGGTTCGGCAGGCATTCGGCCTGCGCATCGTGACGGAAGCAAAAGATTCCGAGACGCTCCCCGAAATCGCAGCGGTCGCGGACGTGATCCAGATCGGCGCGCGCAACATGCAGAACTTTTCACTGCTGGAGGCGTGCGGTCGGCTTCGCAAACCGGTTCTGCTCAAGCGGGGCATGATGGCCACGCTGAAAGAACTGTTTATGGCGGCCGAGTATCTCCTGTCGCTGGGCAACTACGAAGTCATCCTGTGCGAGCGCGGCATCCGTTCGTTCGAGACCATGACGCGAAACACATTTGACATCTCGGCCATTCCGCTGATTAAACGGCATACGCATCTGCCAGTGGTTGCCGATCCGTCGCACGGAGTGGGCATCGCATGGGCCGTACCGGCACTCGCCAAGGCAGCGGTCGTCGCAGGCGCGGATGCGGTCATGATCGAGGTACACCCGCAGCCGGACGAGGCCTTGTCTGATGGCCACCAGTCGCTGAATTTCCAAGTCTATGAGAAGCTGATTCGCGAGATGGCGTCGCTCGCGAAATGGCGCAACGATCAATAA